One Oryza glaberrima chromosome 10, OglaRS2, whole genome shotgun sequence DNA segment encodes these proteins:
- the LOC127752727 gene encoding uncharacterized protein LOC127752727: MAEGSLVVAICQYGGEFTSGPNGNLIYKGGEAHAVDVTREMSLDNFKDEVSKVFHVEVADVSLKYFLPNNNRTLITISCDRDLQRMVDFTASSAQVDVFLISRVENRSITQTGASTAKPGSNARGDKRKTPTSKNKASKNKKKTPSATGTAVQANANNVKQPRQVVTENDDNRVFPLEFGSDIAFANTAGAGSTAPDILNQQKLALVDNTARESVGLFDDSVNPYVGSEITTEPTQGLNNPIVFWDDIIKGVGQEFDNVKDFRAQLCKYAIGKGFVYRFIKNETTRVTVKCVGEGCTWRLHASESSRNKKFVIKKMTDEHTCGGGSGEGQRRATRQWLTTVIKEKLHENPLFKPKDLVKEIYEEYGVMLTYSQVWRGREVAQKELYHAIRETYSHLPWYCERLLETNPGSIALLSPMVDTKFRRFFVAFHASLHGFTNGCRPLIFLDKVPLKATNEYKLLVAAGVDADDGVFPVAFNVVEDENYESWVWFLMQLRYALQNHNYPYNAMTFLSSGQKGLDAAVPQVFEESHHAFCLHHIMEEFKGELRKGPWSQQIRDGMVEDFTRAAQACSIEDFNASIESIRNISTEAADWIIASKPEHWSDAIFRGCRYDHFSSNIVDAFNNWIPTKKEGSIVLMIDSLRMKIMEVIEARRESCKSWSGPLTPSMEFKAQDEMSKAGKLTVLCSSETVFEVRGSAIYVVNLANWECTCRRWQLSGLPCMHAVAVFNRVGRSFYDYCSKFFRIESYHLAYSGAIFPIPDMDTVDFSAGANLIPPPKPRTSDKPRRKRFNPNKIPTVVRLCSRCKQAGHNKATCEAIL; encoded by the exons ATGGCAGAGGGGTCCCTAGTTGTTGCCATTTGCCAGTATGGTGGAGAGTTCACTTCTGGCCCCAATGGCAATTTGATCTACAAAGGAGGAGAAGCACACGCTGTTGACGTCACACGAGAGATGTCACTAGATAACTTCAAGGATGAGGTGTCCAAGGTGTTTCATGTTGAGGTTGCAGATGTGTCACTGAAATACTTTCTCCCGAACAATAACAGAACTCTTATCACAATATCATGTGATCGAGATTTGCAACGGATGGTCGATTTTACTGCTAGTTCTGCACAAGTGGATGTTTTTTTGATAAGTAGAGTGGAGAACAG GAGTATAACTCAGACTGGAGCCTCCACTGCTAAACCTGGGTCTAATGCACGAGGTGATAAAAGGAAAACGCCAACTTCCAAAAATAA GGCAtcaaaaaacaagaagaagactCCCAGTGCTACTGGCACTGCAGTTCAAGCTAATGCCAATAATGTGAAACAGCCAAGACAAGTTGTTACTGAAAATGATGACAACAG GGTTTTTCCACTGGAATTTGGGAGTGATATTGCCTTTGCCAATACAGCTGGAGCTGGTTCCACAGCTCCAGACATCTTGAATCAGCAAAAGCTTGCTCTCGTTGATAACACAGCGAG GGAATCAGTTGGGCTTTTTGATGATTCAGTCAATCCATATGTTGGCTCTGAGATCACAACAGAACCTACACAGGGTCTTAACAATCCTATTGTGTTTTGGGATGATATTATCAAAGGTGTCGGTCAAGAATTTGATAATGTGAAGGATTTTCGTGCTCAGTTATGCAAGTATGCTATTGGGAAAGGATTTGTTTATCGATTCATTAAAAATGAAACCACACGTGTCACTGTAAAATGTGTTGGTGAGGGTTGCACATGGCGGTTGCATGCATCTGAATCATCTCGGAACAAGAAATTTGTTATCAAGAAAATGACAGACGAGCATACATGTGGTGGAGGAAGTGGAGAGGGTCAGCGGCGAGCAACAAGACAGTGGCTGACTACTGTCATTAAGGAGAAGCTGCATGAGAATCCATTGTTCAAGCCAAAGGACCTTGTCAAGGAAATTTATGAAGAATACGGAGTTATGCTGACCTATTCACAGGTTTGGCGAGGTAGAGAAGTGGCACAGAAGGAGCTTTATCATGCTATCCGGGAGACATATAGCCATTTGCCCTGGTATTGTGAAAGGCTTTTGGAGACCAATCCAGGTAGCATAGCTTTGTTGTCTCCGATGGTGGATACAAaattccgccgcttctttgttGCATTCCACGCTTCTTTGCATGGCTTCACAAATGGGTGTAGGCCTCTCATATTTCTTGACAAGGTTCCACTTAAAGCGACTAATGAGTACAAGTTGCTGGTTGCTGCTGGAGTTGATGCAGATGATGGTGTCTTTCCAGTGGCATTTAATGTGGTTGAAGATGAAAATTATGAGAGTTGGGTTTGGTTCTTGATGCAGCTGAGGTATGCTCTCCAGAATCACAACTATCCTTACAATGCTATGACATTTTTGTCCAGTGGACAAAAGGGATTGGATGCTGCTGTTCCACAAGTGTTCGAAGAAAGTCACCACGCCTTCTGTTTGCATCATATCATGGAAGAATTCAAAGGAGAGCTGAGGAAGGGACCGTGGTCACAACAGATAAGAGATGGGATGGTTGAGGATTTCACTCGAGCAGCCCAAGCCTGCAGCATCGAGGATTTTAACGCATCAATTGAGAGCATAAGGAATATATCCACTGAAGCTGCTGATTGGATTATTGCAAGTAAGCCGGAGCATTGGTCAGATGCCATCTTCAGAGGCTGTCGTTATGATCATTTCTCCTCGAACATTGTTGATGCTTTTAATAACTGGATACCTACCAAGAAGGAAGGATCAATAGTGCTGATGATAGACTCTCTGAGAATGAAAATAATGGAGGTGATAGAAGCAAGGCGCGAGTCTTGCAAGTCCTGGTCAGGGCCTTTAACTCCTTCCATGGAATTCAAAGCGCAGGATGAGATGTCCAAAGCTGGGAAGCTGACTGTGCTGTGCTCTTCTGAAACCGTGTTTGAAGTCCGGGGCAGTGCAATTTATGTTGTCAACCTTGCAAATTGGGAATGCACCTGTCGAAGGTGGCAACTTTCTGGCCTTCCTTGTATGCATGCTGTTGCTGTGTTCAACAGGGTTGGGCGATCTTTCTATGACTACTGTTCAAAATTTTTCAGAATAGAGAGCTACCATTTGGCTTACTCAGGAGCAATATTCCCAATTCCTGACATGGATACCGTTGATTTTAGTGCTGGGGCAAATTTGATTCCACCTCCTAAGCCACGGACATCAGATAAACCCAGAAGGAAGCGTTTTAACCCCAACAAGATACCTACTGTTGTACGGCTCTGTAGCAGGTGCAAGCAAGCAGGACACAATAAGGCAACCTGTGAAGCGATTTTGTAG
- the LOC127785676 gene encoding LOW QUALITY PROTEIN: notchless protein homolog (The sequence of the model RefSeq protein was modified relative to this genomic sequence to represent the inferred CDS: deleted 1 base in 1 codon), which produces MESPNQNQQQESSSGSSVMCQLVSPEGDHLGAALYLPHNVGPPQLQEIVNHLLHNEDKLPYAFYIGDEELSVQLGAYMQQKNANVEVTLRIVYQPQAIFRIRPVNRCSATIAGHTEAVLAVSFSPDGRCLASGSGDTTVRFWDLSTQTPLFTCKGHKNWVLCIAWSPDGNHLVSGSKSGELILWDPKTGKQLGTPLTGHRKWITAVSWEPVHLQSPCRRFVSTSKDGDARIWDMTTRKCVIALTGHTNSVTCVKWGGDGLIYTGSEDCSIKVWETSQGKLVKTLQGHGHWVNSLALSTEYVLRTGAYDHTGKTYSTAEEMEAALARYKKMRGNAPERLVSGSDDFTMFLWEPTISKQPKARMTGHQKLVNHVYFSPDGQWLASASFDKSVKLWNGITGKFVAAFRGHVADVYQISWSADSRLLLSGSKDSTLKVWDIRTRKLKQDLPGHADEVYAVDWSPDGEKVASGGKDRVLKLWMN; this is translated from the exons ATGGAGAGCCCGAATCAGAACCAGCAGCAGGAGAGCAGCAGCGGAAGCAGCGTGATGTGCCAGCTGGTCAGTCCCGAAGGAGACCACCTTGGCGCCGCCCTCTACTTGCCTCACAACGTCGGCCCGCCGCAGCTGCAGGAGATCGTCAACCATCTTCTCCACAAC GAGGACAAGCTGCCATATGCATTCTACATCGGAGATGAAGAACTCTCTGTCCAGCTTGGTGCTTACATGCAGCAAAAGAATG CAAATGTTGAGGTTACCCTGCGCATAGTATATCAACCGCAGGCAATTTTCCGTATCAGGCCAGTCAACCGATGCTCTGCTACAATTGCTG GCCATACAGAAGCTGTACTAGCAGTTTCCTTCAGTCCTGATGGAAGATGTTTGGCTAGTGGTTCTGGTGATACCACTGTTAGGTTTTGGGATCTGAGCACACAGACCCCATTGTTCACATGCAAAG GACACAAAAACTGGGTCCTCTGCATTGCATGGTCGCCTGATGGGAATCATCTTGTTAGTGGAAGCAAGTCAGGGgaacttatattatgggacccGAAAACAGGCAAGCAATTGGGGACTCCACTTACG GGGCATAGGAAGTGGATTACTGCTGTATCTTGGGAGCCAGTTCATTTGCAATCTCCTTGCCGCCGTTTTGTAAGTACAAGTAAGGATGGTGATGCACGTATTTGGGATATGACCACAAGGAAGTGTGTCATTGCCCTTACAGGTCACACTAATTCAGTGACTTGTGTGAAGTGGGGTGGAGATGGTTTGATTTACACTGG TTCTGAAGATTGTTCAATCAAAGTGTGGGAAACTTCTCAGGGAAAATTGGTCAAAACACTGCAG GGTCATGGTCACTGGGTCAATTCACTTGCTTTGAGCACCGAGTATGTTTTGCGCACGGGGGCATATGACCATACTGGCAAGACATATTCAACAGCAGAGGAAATGGAG GCAGCTCTTGCGAGATACAAGAAGATG AGGGGCAATGCGCCTGAGAGACTAGTTTCTGGTTCTGATGATTTTACGATGTTTCTCTGGGAACCAACAATTAGTAAACAGCCCAAAGCCCGCATGACTGGTCATCAAAAG CTCGTAAACCATGTCTACTTCTCTCCTGACGGGCAGTGGCTGGCAAGTGCCTCCTTTGACAAATCTGTCAAGTTATGGAATGGTATTACAGGCAAATTTGTTGCAGCTTTCAGAGGGCATGTTGCAGATGTCTACCAGATCAG CTGGTCTGCTGACAGTAGGCTTCTATTGAGTGGAAGCAAGGATTCCACCCTAAAG GTCTGGGATATTCGAACACGCAAGTTGAAACAGGATTTGCCAGGGCACGCAGATGag gTGTACGCTGTGGATTGGAGCCCTGACGGCGAGAAGGTTGCATCTGGAGGCAAGGACAGGGTCCTCAAGCTATGGATGAACTAG
- the LOC127753388 gene encoding transcription factor bHLH18-like, translated as MDSSAKQWLAELENDDDPRGLEHLDPLSMQQLAESLTNELFNQPQEQQEEQHGYHNPSLRVLPFVGDINKPEGHTPAAAAIRDSFFSLTNGSSSSLNFSALEQQQDSGPMTKFCSPLSEMKRGGRRATSSMQEHVIAERKRREKMHQQFTTLASIVPEITKTDKVSVLGSTIEYVHHLRERVKVLQDIQSMGSTQPPISDARSRAGSGDDEDDDGNNNEVEIKVAANLQGTTVLLRVVCPEKKGVLIKLLTELEKLGLSTMNTNVVPFADSSLNITITAQIDNGSCTTVELVKNLKSTLRNF; from the exons ATGGATTCTTCGGCCAAGCAATGGCTTGCAGAACTG GAGAATGATGATGATCCTAGAGGGCTTGAGCATCTGGACCCTCTCAGCATGCAGCAACTCGCTGAATCCCTTACCAACGAGCTTTTTAACCAGCCCCAAGAACAACAGGAAGAACAGCATGGATACCATAACCCATCACTGAGGGTCCTCCCCTTTGTCGGGGATATTAACAAGCCCGAGGGCCACACACCAGCAGCTGCTGCAATTCGTGACAGCTTCTTCTCCCTCACCAATGGCTCGTCCAGCTCACTCAACTTCTCGGcgctggagcagcagcaggataGTGGTCCCATGACAAAATTCTGCTCGCCGCTGTCGGAGATGAAGAGAGGCGGAAGGAGGGCGACCTCGAGCATGCAAGAACATGTTATCGCCGAGAGAAAGAGGCGAGAGAAGATGCACCAGCAGTTTACAACTCTAGCATCTATCGTCCCCGAAATCACTAAg ACGGACAAGGTCTCCGTTCTCGGCAGCACCATTGAGTATGTGCACCATCTTAGGGAGAGGGTGAAGGTCCTGCAGGACATCCAAAGCATGGGGAGCACGCAACCCCCAATTTCCGATGCTCGCAGCCGTGCCGGCTCCGGTGATGATGAGGACGATGATGGTAACAACAATGAGGTGGAGATAAAAGTTGCGGCAAATTTACAGGGGACGACTGTTCTGCTGAGGGTTGTGTGCCCTGAGAAGAAGGGGGTGTTGATCAAGCTGCTGACCGAGCTCGAGAAGCTCGGCCTGTCCACCATGAACACTAATGTTGTGCCATTTGCAGATTCATCACTAAACATCACCATTACAGCACAG ATTGATAATGGATCTTGTACCACTGTAGAACTTGTGAAGAATCTAAAATCAACTCTCAGAAATTTTTAG